One Methanomicrobia archaeon genomic window carries:
- a CDS encoding DUF3344 domain-containing protein, with translation MSSPSRSSAPLVALILLMVLAFPITTVSGSYAGDKPLGTVAHDACYGDVVFTLGDSTYSGLLEYNAPYTVTFDTSAAAAGKAVKLARLYVYWVWSQKENVGVYPTLELHAHHDVLTEAVTYTDTKGFVGRYDYFSGVTVYECTQTLASTYQDGDTIAVTVMNADPTGSTFSLQGIGLLVVAECIENDRSCPYIEYWINEGCDMIYADYGITPEMATSKSYFHGDIAVTNVKKATLITVVPSGGYVSGGEAAQNTLYFNEESGWLKELPFLKQLLKLLFGFGGGVWQDVYIADSTVQIGVDQREVTEYLKGSNNFVAVQDRGDYMMVTNAILVVEQRGAR, from the coding sequence ATGAGCTCACCTTCTCGTTCTAGCGCTCCGCTGGTAGCACTCATACTCTTAATGGTCCTTGCCTTTCCGATCACGACAGTTTCAGGCTCCTACGCGGGCGATAAACCGCTGGGTACGGTTGCACATGATGCGTGCTATGGCGACGTTGTCTTCACGCTCGGTGATAGCACGTATAGCGGGTTGCTCGAATACAATGCTCCTTACACCGTCACGTTCGATACCTCAGCAGCCGCAGCCGGAAAAGCGGTAAAACTCGCGCGGCTGTACGTCTACTGGGTCTGGAGCCAGAAAGAGAACGTCGGCGTGTACCCCACCCTGGAGCTCCACGCTCATCACGACGTGCTGACCGAGGCCGTTACGTACACCGATACCAAAGGCTTTGTCGGTCGCTATGACTACTTCTCCGGCGTTACCGTCTACGAGTGCACGCAAACACTGGCGAGCACGTATCAGGATGGTGATACCATTGCGGTGACGGTGATGAATGCGGACCCCACGGGAAGCACGTTCAGTCTGCAGGGGATCGGACTGCTGGTGGTAGCCGAGTGCATAGAAAATGACCGGAGCTGCCCGTACATCGAGTACTGGATCAATGAAGGCTGCGATATGATCTATGCGGATTACGGGATCACGCCGGAGATGGCGACCTCAAAGAGCTATTTCCACGGCGATATAGCCGTTACTAACGTCAAAAAGGCCACGCTGATCACGGTCGTACCTTCAGGCGGCTATGTCTCCGGGGGTGAGGCGGCGCAAAATACGCTCTACTTCAACGAGGAGAGCGGGTGGTTAAAGGAGCTGCCGTTCCTCAAGCAGTTACTCAAATTGCTCTTCGGATTCGGTGGCGGCGTGTGGCAGGATGTGTATATTGCTGATAGCACCGTGCAGATAGGGGTTGATCAGCGTGAGGTTACCGAGTACCTTAAGGGCTCGAACAACTTCGTCGCGGTTCAGGATCGGGGCGATTACATGATGGTGACGAACGCGATTCTGGTGGTGGAACAGCGCGGTGCGCGCTGA